The following coding sequences are from one Clostridia bacterium window:
- a CDS encoding molybdopterin-dependent oxidoreductase — translation MDPWRWRTVLKKGLKLTRRRFLQGALVGGLLAGSGMIYKSRDGAAWSREPVRPKEVKFVRTVCSPNCTAACGIKAMVVDGQIKTLSPTDDYPEPEYGPRGCLRGLSFINLLYGPDRLEKPLLRVGERGEGKFKEVSWEEALDYTAAKLKEIAAKYGSDSIGFSFQVGGTGHVHKGAWIALSTLAGWTLLHPYDLNGDLPMFFPQTFGVQTEELEPIEWLNSKYTAVFGSNIMVTRLMDADFLTQNRLNGGKMVVFDPVFSATAAKADEWIQLKPSSDAALALGIVKVILEEGLYDRDFIVTYTDLPLLVRLDNGKKLTAQEVAGLARPADVPDYREAYVAYNGAWLTVHPEKLDLPLDVQLEGQWEVPLKDGSQVAVKTVFQLLREQVRQMSPGYVAQETGVEWETVVRLAREMAAGKPLHVIYGASNYQWYHGDLKGRALALIPVLTGNIGKPGAGISTYAGQYRVRMDVQAWWFPAAARWTPWLYFLHGPTPNMVAPYPKNGLKGFIFGWHNPFDQHNMANRLREMAARGEMELIVAMDFQRTTSCDWADVVFPAASWYEKTELVTTPLHPYMQLQQPVIPPLGERRSELWIAREMAKRLEPRFESHFFPGDDEQTAAEKAIELILRTGGPPTEGITLARLKKGPVRMWSEGPNNRQVPFYEQVAHKKPFPPLSRPAALPATARFVKSGRIEFYKDEDIFLDLGEALPVHKPPFADSEYRLSPEAKEKYTFAYITRNSLYRVHSTHSNNIWMNELEDGKPKVYLHPEDARGKGIKEGDLVEVYNDRGLVKGYAVLDPGMSRQLVIFEQGWWSRYLKDTSYNSLTYPFIKPTHEVYFTPGMWAPNTAWNECLVDVRKAGEEA, via the coding sequence ATGGACCCATGGAGGTGGAGGACCGTGTTAAAAAAAGGATTGAAGTTAACCCGCCGGCGCTTCTTACAGGGAGCGCTGGTTGGGGGGCTGTTGGCCGGCAGCGGCATGATCTATAAAAGCAGGGATGGTGCCGCCTGGAGCCGGGAGCCGGTCCGGCCCAAGGAGGTCAAGTTCGTCCGCACCGTTTGCTCTCCCAACTGTACGGCCGCTTGCGGCATCAAAGCGATGGTGGTGGACGGGCAGATTAAGACTTTGTCTCCTACCGATGATTATCCGGAACCGGAATATGGACCGCGGGGCTGCCTTAGAGGCTTGTCCTTTATCAATTTGCTTTACGGTCCGGACCGGTTGGAGAAACCCCTTCTCCGGGTGGGAGAACGGGGAGAAGGGAAGTTTAAGGAGGTATCCTGGGAAGAAGCGTTGGATTACACGGCGGCAAAGCTCAAAGAAATAGCGGCCAAGTACGGCTCCGATTCCATTGGCTTCAGCTTCCAGGTGGGAGGTACGGGCCATGTCCACAAGGGAGCTTGGATTGCCTTGTCCACCCTGGCGGGCTGGACCTTACTGCATCCTTATGATCTGAATGGGGACCTGCCCATGTTTTTCCCCCAGACCTTCGGGGTGCAGACGGAGGAATTGGAGCCCATCGAATGGCTTAACTCGAAGTATACGGCTGTATTCGGTTCCAATATCATGGTCACCCGCTTGATGGATGCTGATTTTCTCACCCAGAACAGGCTTAACGGCGGTAAAATGGTGGTGTTCGACCCGGTCTTTTCCGCCACCGCGGCGAAGGCCGACGAATGGATCCAGCTGAAGCCCTCCAGTGATGCCGCCCTGGCGTTAGGCATCGTGAAAGTGATCCTGGAGGAAGGACTCTACGATCGGGACTTTATCGTGACCTACACCGATCTGCCCTTGCTGGTTCGCCTGGACAACGGGAAAAAGCTCACGGCGCAAGAAGTGGCCGGGTTGGCCAGGCCGGCGGATGTGCCTGACTACCGGGAAGCTTATGTCGCTTATAACGGTGCCTGGCTCACCGTCCACCCGGAGAAGCTGGACCTGCCCTTGGACGTGCAGCTGGAGGGCCAGTGGGAAGTGCCGTTAAAGGACGGCAGTCAGGTGGCCGTGAAAACCGTTTTCCAGCTCCTGCGGGAGCAGGTTAGGCAAATGTCCCCCGGCTATGTGGCGCAGGAAACAGGGGTGGAATGGGAGACGGTGGTGCGGTTGGCGCGGGAAATGGCCGCCGGCAAACCCCTCCATGTGATTTACGGCGCCAGCAACTACCAGTGGTACCACGGGGATCTAAAGGGACGGGCGTTAGCTCTAATCCCCGTGCTGACGGGCAATATCGGTAAGCCCGGCGCAGGGATTTCCACCTACGCCGGCCAGTACCGGGTGCGCATGGATGTGCAGGCTTGGTGGTTCCCGGCGGCGGCTCGCTGGACACCCTGGTTATACTTCCTCCACGGGCCGACGCCAAACATGGTGGCCCCCTATCCCAAAAACGGTCTAAAGGGTTTCATCTTCGGCTGGCACAACCCCTTTGACCAGCACAACATGGCGAACCGGCTCCGGGAAATGGCCGCCCGGGGAGAAATGGAACTAATCGTGGCCATGGATTTCCAGCGTACCACGAGCTGTGATTGGGCCGATGTGGTTTTCCCGGCGGCCAGCTGGTATGAAAAGACGGAACTGGTGACGACACCCCTTCATCCTTACATGCAGCTCCAGCAGCCGGTGATCCCGCCTCTCGGGGAAAGAAGAAGCGAGCTCTGGATCGCCCGGGAAATGGCGAAAAGGCTGGAGCCGCGGTTTGAAAGCCATTTCTTCCCCGGGGATGATGAGCAGACAGCGGCGGAGAAAGCCATTGAACTCATCTTGCGGACAGGTGGGCCCCCCACCGAAGGCATAACCCTGGCCCGGTTGAAAAAGGGGCCGGTGCGCATGTGGTCCGAGGGGCCCAATAACCGGCAGGTACCTTTTTATGAGCAGGTGGCTCACAAAAAGCCCTTCCCGCCTTTAAGCCGCCCGGCCGCCTTGCCGGCCACGGCCCGGTTTGTGAAAAGCGGGCGCATCGAGTTCTACAAAGATGAAGACATCTTCTTGGATCTGGGCGAAGCATTGCCCGTGCACAAGCCTCCCTTTGCAGACAGTGAGTACCGCCTGTCACCGGAGGCCAAGGAAAAATACACTTTTGCGTACATCACCCGTAACTCCCTCTACCGGGTGCATTCTACCCATTCCAACAATATCTGGATGAATGAACTGGAAGACGGTAAGCCAAAGGTTTACCTGCACCCGGAAGATGCTCGCGGGAAAGGGATTAAAGAGGGGGACCTGGTGGAGGTGTACAACGACCGGGGGTTGGTGAAAGGTTATGCGGTCCTGGACCCGGGGATGAGCAGGCAGCTGGTCATTTTTGAACAAGGCTGGTGGAGCCGCTACCTGAAGGATACTTCTTATAATTCCCTGACTTATCCCTTTATCAAACCCACCCATGAAGTGTATTTCACGCCGGGGATGTGGGCCCCCAATACCGCTTGGAACGAATGCCTGGTGGATGTGCGAAAGGCAGGTGAGGAAGCATGA
- a CDS encoding sodium:solute symporter family protein — MQLQLVPLIIVIAYLIGMLGIGYFTNKFFIKGSEDYLVAGRRLGVLFVAASLAANNVGGGSSVGVAQRAFTDQWGLSAGWYVLAAAIGVIPLAYFAPYIRKAVAITIPEIVERRFGVTAGLITAVLNATALFCLTASQILASGTIISALVGLDLSIAIIIAAMIVIVYTVMGGLFADAVSDLIQWFVISLGLLISLPFVISGAGGWSAITEALPPGHLSFTKVGFTQIFSLMIMYFVTFLSGPEIISRFNAAENEATARKSALVGAVLMGVYAFIPAFIGVVARAKFPEIESSQALVTAVFNLAPEWIGGLVAAAIISATMSSADSDMLCASSIIVKDIYQKYVNPNIEDRKIITLTRFFNVIIGLAGMSIALFKINIITLNTFSFALRSAGPFAAFGLGLVWKSATKNAGILSIIGGSIGAIVWQVLGEPFGILAIVFGAAVSIVVFALVTIIESSMGVPPAPSAYLDELKKK; from the coding sequence ATGCAACTGCAACTCGTGCCGTTGATCATAGTGATCGCCTACTTGATTGGTATGTTAGGAATTGGTTATTTCACCAACAAGTTCTTTATCAAAGGCAGTGAAGACTACCTGGTCGCCGGTAGACGCCTGGGCGTTTTATTTGTCGCCGCCAGCTTGGCTGCTAACAACGTGGGCGGCGGCAGTTCCGTCGGGGTGGCCCAGCGGGCTTTCACTGACCAGTGGGGCTTATCGGCAGGTTGGTATGTTTTGGCTGCCGCTATCGGCGTCATACCCCTGGCATACTTCGCCCCTTACATCCGCAAAGCAGTGGCCATTACCATTCCGGAAATTGTGGAGAGACGTTTCGGTGTGACGGCAGGCTTGATCACGGCTGTCCTCAACGCTACGGCCTTGTTCTGCTTGACGGCTTCCCAGATTCTGGCGTCCGGTACCATTATCAGTGCCCTGGTAGGTTTGGACTTATCCATCGCCATTATCATTGCGGCTATGATCGTCATTGTTTACACCGTCATGGGCGGATTGTTCGCTGATGCAGTTTCCGACTTAATCCAGTGGTTTGTGATCTCCCTTGGTCTTTTAATCAGCTTGCCCTTTGTGATTTCCGGTGCCGGGGGCTGGTCCGCCATCACCGAAGCTTTACCCCCGGGACACCTCAGTTTCACCAAGGTCGGCTTTACCCAAATCTTCAGCTTAATGATCATGTACTTCGTGACCTTCTTATCCGGTCCGGAGATCATCTCCCGTTTTAATGCCGCTGAAAACGAAGCCACCGCCCGCAAATCTGCTCTAGTCGGCGCCGTCCTCATGGGCGTGTACGCCTTTATTCCCGCTTTCATCGGCGTGGTGGCCCGGGCAAAATTCCCGGAAATTGAATCCAGCCAGGCTTTAGTAACAGCGGTGTTCAACCTGGCGCCGGAGTGGATCGGGGGCTTAGTGGCGGCTGCCATCATATCCGCCACCATGTCCAGTGCCGACTCGGACATGCTCTGTGCCTCCTCCATCATCGTGAAGGATATTTATCAAAAATACGTTAACCCCAACATTGAAGACCGCAAAATCATTACTCTTACCAGGTTTTTCAACGTGATCATCGGTTTGGCCGGCATGTCCATCGCCCTGTTCAAGATCAACATTATTACCTTGAACACCTTTTCCTTTGCCTTGCGTTCCGCCGGACCCTTCGCCGCTTTTGGTTTGGGACTGGTTTGGAAAAGCGCCACGAAAAATGCCGGTATCCTCTCCATTATCGGCGGTTCCATCGGCGCCATCGTGTGGCAGGTCCTGGGTGAGCCCTTCGGTATCCTGGCCATTGTCTTCGGTGCCGCCGTCAGCATTGTCGTTTTCGCTTTAGTCACCATCATCGAAAGCAGTATGGGAGTACCGCCGGCACCAAGTGCATACCTGGATGAATTGAAGAAAAAATAA
- a CDS encoding transketolase family protein, producing MTTKIATRDAYGKALVKLGELNPDVVVLDADLAGSTKTAKFREAFPSRFFNVGIAEQNLIGTAAGLSLCGKIPFASTFAIFATGRAFEMIRNSVAYPNLNVKIAASHAGLTVGEDGASHQALEDIALMRAVPNMTVIVPADAVETEQAVFRAAEHRGPVYIRLGRPGVPVIYDDNYRFEIGKAHLIRPGTQVGIVATGIMVSIALEAADLLAQEGIEAAVLNMSTIKPLDKEALIQLAKTTKALVTAEEHNVIGGLGSAVAETVAEHCPVPVLRVGVEDRFGESGTPAELLAAYGLTKEHIVQKAKEAIAKKK from the coding sequence ATGACTACAAAAATCGCGACGAGAGATGCCTATGGTAAAGCGCTGGTCAAACTGGGAGAGCTTAACCCGGATGTGGTGGTGCTGGATGCCGACCTGGCCGGTTCCACCAAGACGGCTAAATTTAGGGAAGCCTTTCCAAGTAGGTTCTTTAATGTCGGCATCGCGGAACAGAATTTGATCGGCACCGCCGCCGGTTTGAGCCTCTGCGGCAAGATTCCCTTTGCCAGCACTTTCGCCATTTTTGCCACCGGCCGGGCTTTTGAGATGATCCGGAACAGTGTGGCCTATCCCAACTTAAATGTAAAAATTGCCGCTTCTCATGCGGGGTTAACCGTGGGGGAAGACGGCGCTTCCCACCAAGCGTTGGAGGATATCGCCCTCATGCGGGCCGTGCCCAATATGACCGTGATCGTACCGGCGGACGCGGTGGAGACGGAGCAAGCGGTCTTCCGGGCGGCGGAACACCGGGGCCCTGTCTACATCCGGCTGGGGAGACCCGGCGTGCCCGTGATCTATGACGACAACTACCGCTTTGAAATTGGCAAAGCCCATCTCATCCGTCCCGGCACCCAGGTAGGTATCGTGGCGACAGGCATCATGGTCTCTATTGCTCTGGAAGCGGCGGATCTCCTGGCCCAAGAAGGCATCGAAGCGGCGGTCCTCAACATGTCCACCATTAAGCCCCTGGATAAGGAGGCCCTTATCCAACTGGCGAAAACCACCAAGGCCCTGGTGACGGCGGAGGAGCACAACGTGATCGGCGGTTTAGGTTCCGCCGTGGCGGAGACCGTGGCCGAGCATTGCCCGGTGCCCGTCCTGCGGGTAGGAGTGGAGGATCGTTTCGGGGAATCGGGTACCCCTGCGGAACTGCTGGCCGCCTATGGCCTGACCAAAGAACACATTGTGCAGAAAGCCAAGGAAGCCATAGCCAAGAAAAAATAA
- a CDS encoding transketolase: MVLSRDLIQELQAKAREIRKSIIQMTGAAGSGHPGGSLSAADIVATLYFHELRINPREPDWPDRDRFVLSKGHAAPVLYAALAERGFFPKEELLTLRKFGSRLQGHPDMKVLPGVEMSTGSLGQGLSVANGMALAGKLDGKDYRVYVLLGDGECQEGMVWEAAMAAAHYKLDNLTAFLDHNGLQIDGPVQEVMSPEPLTDKWRAFGWHVLAIDGHDIEAILSAISEAKEIKGRPTIIVANTVKGKGVSFMENQVGWHGVAPKPEQVAQALTELE, from the coding sequence ATGGTTTTGTCACGGGATTTAATTCAAGAGCTGCAGGCTAAGGCCAGGGAAATCCGCAAATCAATCATTCAAATGACGGGGGCCGCCGGTTCCGGCCACCCGGGCGGGTCCTTGTCGGCGGCGGATATTGTCGCCACCCTGTATTTCCATGAATTGCGGATTAATCCCCGGGAGCCCGATTGGCCGGACCGGGACCGTTTTGTTTTGTCCAAGGGACATGCCGCCCCCGTTCTATACGCTGCGCTGGCGGAAAGGGGTTTCTTTCCCAAGGAAGAGCTGCTTACTTTACGGAAATTCGGCAGTAGGCTGCAGGGGCATCCCGACATGAAGGTGCTGCCGGGAGTGGAAATGTCCACCGGCTCCTTGGGGCAAGGTTTATCCGTAGCCAACGGGATGGCTCTGGCCGGTAAACTGGACGGGAAGGATTACCGGGTGTATGTGCTGCTGGGCGACGGGGAATGCCAGGAGGGCATGGTCTGGGAAGCGGCCATGGCGGCGGCCCATTATAAATTGGACAACTTAACGGCCTTCTTGGATCATAACGGGCTGCAGATCGACGGCCCGGTGCAGGAAGTGATGTCTCCCGAACCTTTAACTGATAAATGGCGCGCTTTCGGGTGGCATGTGCTGGCCATTGACGGCCACGATATTGAGGCCATCTTGTCCGCCATCTCCGAAGCCAAAGAAATCAAGGGACGGCCGACCATTATTGTAGCCAATACCGTCAAAGGCAAGGGCGTTTCCTTTATGGAGAACCAGGTGGGCTGGCATGGCGTGGCACCGAAACCGGAACAGGTAGCCCAAGCCCTGACCGAGCTGGAGTAA
- a CDS encoding YitT family protein yields MTREHMIRFFGIALGAAVAGLGLVLFLIPNKIAAGGVSGMATVIYHLTGFPTGLTMLALNVPLFLLAAREMGIYFVLRTFYGTLAYSMAVDLLSLVVKPFTSDPLLSAVYGGVLVGVGLAIVIRSEGSTGGTDLASRLLHRYTQLTIGQALMIIDTAVIAVAGVVFNLELALYGLLSLFITTKIIDGIQEGFSYAKAALIISEHSDVIAQRIIKELDRGATGLAGRGLFTGQSRETILCVVHRGEISKLKRLVAETDPRAFVVLTDVREVLGEGFKEHRL; encoded by the coding sequence ATGACCAGGGAACATATGATACGCTTTTTTGGGATTGCCCTGGGGGCAGCTGTAGCGGGATTGGGACTGGTGCTTTTTTTGATTCCCAACAAAATCGCTGCCGGCGGGGTGAGCGGTATGGCTACCGTCATTTATCATTTGACGGGTTTCCCGACCGGCTTAACCATGCTGGCTTTGAACGTGCCCCTGTTTTTGCTGGCGGCCAGGGAAATGGGCATTTATTTTGTTTTACGGACTTTTTACGGTACCCTGGCTTATTCCATGGCCGTGGATCTGCTGAGCCTGGTGGTGAAGCCCTTTACTTCAGACCCTTTGCTGTCTGCCGTTTACGGCGGTGTGCTGGTGGGAGTGGGCCTTGCTATTGTGATCCGTTCCGAAGGATCCACCGGCGGCACCGACCTGGCATCGCGGCTGCTCCACCGTTATACCCAGCTGACCATTGGGCAAGCATTAATGATCATTGATACGGCGGTCATTGCCGTGGCCGGTGTGGTGTTCAATTTAGAGCTGGCCCTTTACGGCCTGCTGTCCCTATTTATTACCACCAAAATCATTGACGGGATCCAGGAAGGATTCAGCTATGCGAAAGCCGCTTTGATTATTTCCGAGCACAGCGACGTCATCGCCCAGCGCATCATCAAGGAGTTGGACCGGGGCGCCACCGGGCTGGCGGGGCGGGGTTTATTTACCGGGCAGTCGAGGGAGACTATCCTGTGTGTGGTGCACCGGGGGGAAATCAGTAAGTTAAAAAGGCTGGTGGCGGAAACGGATCCCCGCGCTTTTGTGGTTTTGACCGATGTGCGGGAGGTCTTAGGTGAAGGTTTCAAGGAACACCGGCTTTAA
- a CDS encoding response regulator transcription factor, with product MRSMARILLVDDEENIKKVVEQALVKEGFEVLYAADGEQGWEMFQREKPDLVILDIMLPEKDGFDVLRLIRQASSHTPVMLLSAKSEIIDKSVGFNLGADDYLTKPFSPIELVLRVKALMRRVSAVPDQGSGSDIISYPDLTINCKQRTVVVRGQKVDLTAKEFDLLAFLAGHPEQVFTREQLFKVLWNEEYVADLGSISVFVRRIRTKIEQDPSKPKYLKTVWGVGYKFSLEE from the coding sequence GTGAGGAGTATGGCGAGAATCCTGCTGGTTGATGACGAAGAAAACATCAAGAAAGTGGTGGAGCAAGCCCTGGTGAAGGAAGGGTTTGAGGTGCTGTACGCAGCGGACGGGGAGCAGGGCTGGGAAATGTTCCAAAGAGAAAAACCGGATTTGGTGATTTTGGACATTATGCTCCCGGAAAAGGACGGTTTTGATGTGCTGCGGCTCATTCGCCAGGCCTCCTCCCATACGCCGGTGATGCTTTTGTCGGCCAAGAGTGAAATCATCGATAAAAGCGTCGGTTTTAACCTGGGCGCGGATGACTACCTGACCAAACCTTTTAGTCCCATTGAACTGGTGCTGCGGGTGAAAGCGCTGATGCGGCGCGTATCCGCCGTCCCAGACCAAGGGAGCGGCAGCGACATCATTTCTTACCCGGACTTGACCATTAACTGCAAGCAGCGCACGGTGGTGGTGCGCGGCCAAAAAGTAGACCTGACGGCCAAGGAATTTGATTTGCTGGCTTTTTTGGCCGGCCACCCGGAGCAGGTGTTTACCAGGGAACAGCTGTTTAAAGTGCTCTGGAATGAGGAATACGTGGCGGACCTGGGCTCCATCAGCGTCTTTGTCCGCCGCATCCGGACCAAGATTGAACAGGATCCCTCCAAACCGAAATACCTCAAAACCGTTTGGGGGGTAGGGTACAAGTTCTCCCTGGAAGAATAA
- a CDS encoding DUF3365 domain-containing protein, with protein sequence MSRHSLSFRFMLATTLTIVLVMLASFFWDYRQLQKQAYLELHEKASVITLQLLATREFIARNQDRINYCPHGHFEFKHLNPAAVGTGSSEIFGQWTDYKIKQTRLTARNPLNQPDDFEQRVLHAFMDNDGLKEAWGQEVIDGRHYFRYMIPLHANESCLPCHGSPAGEPDIAGYPKEGYQLGDLAGAISVLMPMDIFISSLRSNAYRHFGFTLLVLGFTLTAIYLLLNRTVTIPLQQLKSAAVQLGRGNWNLNLRELEAEGEIKDLALQFQDMADQLRELYTNLEAQVAKRTEELTLANQELKAKQQALETANKELETLNQHKSRFLATMSHELRTPLTAIIAFAELLQQQLPAGDQVNRQNVEEIKTNGENLLMLINDLLDLAQIEAGRYRLRPETMDVVDVIDSVERVIAPLARKKEIEFSTEFLTEVPLVKADPEKFRRAVLNLADNAVKFTPQGGKVRITVDYDRDKEEVLIAVSDTGIGIRAEDLSYIFDRFRQVDNSDARRYRGSGLGLALAKELVEMHRGWVSVSSEVNKGSTFTIGLPVGRPVEGGTGEEYGENPAG encoded by the coding sequence TTGTCGCGTCATTCTCTTTCTTTTCGCTTTATGCTGGCTACGACTCTTACTATTGTGCTTGTGATGCTGGCCAGCTTTTTTTGGGACTACCGGCAGCTCCAGAAACAGGCTTACCTGGAGCTCCATGAAAAAGCCAGTGTGATTACCCTGCAGCTTTTGGCCACCCGGGAATTCATCGCCAGGAACCAGGACCGCATCAACTATTGCCCCCACGGGCACTTTGAATTCAAGCATCTAAACCCGGCGGCGGTGGGGACGGGCTCCAGTGAGATTTTCGGCCAGTGGACCGATTACAAGATCAAGCAAACTCGTTTAACGGCCAGGAATCCCCTCAACCAGCCCGATGATTTTGAGCAGCGGGTTTTGCATGCTTTTATGGACAATGACGGCCTCAAAGAAGCCTGGGGGCAGGAAGTGATTGACGGGAGGCATTATTTCCGCTACATGATTCCCCTCCACGCCAATGAATCTTGCTTGCCTTGTCACGGGTCCCCGGCGGGAGAACCGGATATAGCGGGCTACCCGAAGGAAGGCTACCAGCTGGGCGACCTGGCCGGCGCCATCAGTGTCTTAATGCCGATGGACATCTTTATCAGCAGTCTCCGTTCCAATGCTTACCGGCATTTCGGTTTTACCCTGCTGGTGTTGGGTTTTACTTTGACCGCCATTTACCTGCTGCTAAACCGGACCGTGACCATTCCGCTGCAGCAGTTGAAATCGGCTGCCGTCCAGTTGGGCCGGGGCAATTGGAACCTGAACTTGCGCGAGTTGGAAGCAGAAGGTGAGATTAAAGACCTGGCCCTGCAGTTTCAAGATATGGCAGACCAGTTGAGGGAGCTCTATACTAACCTGGAAGCGCAGGTGGCCAAGAGAACGGAAGAATTAACACTGGCCAACCAAGAGCTGAAAGCCAAGCAGCAAGCTTTGGAAACGGCCAATAAGGAGCTGGAGACTCTTAACCAGCACAAGTCCCGTTTCCTGGCCACCATGAGCCATGAACTGCGCACCCCTCTGACGGCCATTATCGCTTTTGCCGAATTGCTGCAGCAGCAGTTGCCTGCGGGTGACCAGGTTAACCGGCAAAACGTGGAAGAAATCAAAACCAACGGGGAAAACCTGCTCATGCTCATCAATGATTTGCTGGACTTAGCCCAAATCGAGGCCGGACGCTACCGGCTCCGGCCGGAAACCATGGACGTGGTTGATGTGATCGATTCCGTGGAAAGAGTGATCGCGCCTTTAGCCCGGAAGAAAGAGATTGAATTCAGCACCGAGTTCTTGACGGAAGTGCCCCTGGTGAAGGCGGATCCGGAAAAATTTCGCCGCGCCGTGTTGAACCTGGCAGATAATGCGGTGAAGTTTACGCCCCAGGGAGGGAAAGTCCGTATCACCGTCGATTATGACCGGGATAAAGAAGAGGTACTGATTGCCGTCAGTGACACGGGCATTGGGATCAGGGCCGAGGATTTATCTTACATCTTCGACCGTTTCCGTCAAGTGGACAATTCCGACGCCCGGCGCTACCGCGGCTCCGGATTGGGGCTGGCGCTGGCCAAGGAACTGGTGGAAATGCACCGGGGCTGGGTCAGTGTCTCCAGTGAAGTGAACAAAGGAAGTACTTTTACTATAGGGCTGCCGGTAGGCAGGCCCGTGGAGGGGGGTACAGGTGAGGAGTATGGCGAGAATCCTGCTGGTTGA